The genomic segment CCGGGCGATGCGCGCTTCGCACGATTGCACCTCGGCCCGGAGCAGGTCTTCCTTCAGCCGGCAGAGCAGGTCGCCCTTCTTGACGACCGTTCCTTCTTCCACGGGCATCTCTTCGATCTTCGCGACGATCTCGGAGCTGACTTCCACTTCCAGCGTCGCTTCCACGTCGCCCGGTGCCTGCACGAGGCGCGTGATGTCCTGCTTGACCGGCCGCGTCGCGAACACGGTCAACGGAATCTCCTCGGCGACGTTGATCAGCGGTTTGTCATCGGCGCCGCGGCGGAAGCTGCCCAGTGCGAAGACGCCGCCGACCACGCCGACGATGACCAGAAGCGTTGCGTATTTCCTCATGGAATAACCTTTCTTCCGATCAGGCCGTCATCATCGCGCCGGCCGTCCGCAAGGCCGCGCCCAGCACGAACAAGGTGATGCAGGCCGCAAGGGCCGCTCGGCGCGAAAGCTGTTGCGTTGCGGTAACACCAATATAGACAACAATCCAATACCAGATGACCATTGGATCGATCCCGGCCAGGTACGGCGCCTTGCCCGCCGGGAGCAGCATGTCCAGCGAGGTGCCCACCTGGGTCGTGCGATAGGCCAGCATCATCAGCAGTTGCAGCACTTCCCCCGCGAGATCGATGAACCCGGCGAAGACGCAGATGTTCATCAGCGTGTGATACTCCGGTTTGCGACCCGTCAGGGCGACGGTGGCGAAGAGCATCGACGAGACGAACAGGATCGAAACGAGCAGCGAGACCGGGGTCGCGACGATGGCTTTCAATCGACCGACGAGCTTCATGAACTCGCCATTCTTGCGGACGCTGTCCATCTCATCGCGCAGGGCGACGCGGTCCACCAGATCGCGCTGCGCCGATTCCAGGACGGCCAGCTCGCGCTCGGTCTGCTGATCCACGACGCGATCGACCAGCCCGGTCTGCACGCGCAGGTAGCCGACGAGGGTCACGAAGATAAGCAGGACGGCAAGCGTCCATGCGTACGTCGCGGTGTCCTCGACCCGGCGGAAGAGCGCCGCGGGCGCAGCAAAAACCAGCGGGGCGTCGGCCAGCCCGGGTCGGCGGGATTCCTCATGACCTGTAACTTCAGCTAGTTCCAAGTTTTAGCGATGCTCCACCGGTCGGCCGAACGGGGCCGCCACTCAACACAACGGAATCCGGACACTCTTACTTCGCGGTCAAGCGTCATTTATTTGAAGCCGTCCCCCCGAAAGTTACCCCATAAGCTGTGCAGGCGATGCGTGGAATCAAAAGAACGCCTTGGCGAGCTTGAGGATTCCCTGTTTCCACGGGACGCGATGGCTGACGCCGCTGGCGCCCTGGAACTTGTGAAGGTTGGCGAGGTACCAGCGGTAGTTTCTCACGAGGGCGTCCTTGTTGGAGTACCTGGG from the Planctomycetia bacterium genome contains:
- a CDS encoding YIP1 family protein; the protein is MELAEVTGHEESRRPGLADAPLVFAAPAALFRRVEDTATYAWTLAVLLIFVTLVGYLRVQTGLVDRVVDQQTERELAVLESAQRDLVDRVALRDEMDSVRKNGEFMKLVGRLKAIVATPVSLLVSILFVSSMLFATVALTGRKPEYHTLMNICVFAGFIDLAGEVLQLLMMLAYRTTQVGTSLDMLLPAGKAPYLAGIDPMVIWYWIVVYIGVTATQQLSRRAALAACITLFVLGAALRTAGAMMTA